Proteins found in one Labrenzia sp. VG12 genomic segment:
- a CDS encoding efflux RND transporter periplasmic adaptor subunit: protein MRVNFSYILAACVTVGIGLWMANGKTVIGGVGDGENAVPAVADRVAEEDKGAFRVKVKRLVAEDRQAMLEVRGRTEAEAKVAVRSETTDDVVKRPAREGARVSAGDILCELDKGTREARVLEAKAGLAQAELDHSAATQLANKGFTAQTRAAATQAQLDAATARVKEAELELARTIIRSPIDGVIESPMAEVGAQLNSGGICATVVNSDPMIAIGQVSELNVGQISRDMPAEVDLVTGETLKGTVRYISPSADPDTRTFRVEVELPNPDGKARDGVTAVTRLPLPVEKAHKITPAILTLNDEGQVGVRAVDADSKSVFYPVKVLGGENDGLWVGGLPETVSVIVVGQEYVGDGEIVEPVFETAEVTQ from the coding sequence ATGCGCGTGAATTTTTCCTACATCCTGGCGGCCTGCGTGACCGTGGGCATCGGGCTCTGGATGGCCAACGGCAAGACGGTGATCGGTGGCGTCGGCGACGGCGAGAACGCCGTGCCGGCCGTTGCCGACCGGGTCGCGGAGGAAGACAAGGGCGCATTTCGCGTCAAGGTGAAACGTCTTGTCGCCGAGGACCGCCAGGCCATGCTCGAAGTGCGCGGCCGGACGGAAGCCGAAGCCAAGGTCGCCGTGCGCTCCGAAACCACGGACGATGTGGTCAAACGCCCGGCGCGCGAAGGGGCAAGGGTCTCTGCGGGCGATATCCTGTGTGAGCTCGACAAGGGCACACGCGAAGCCCGTGTACTCGAAGCCAAGGCCGGTCTTGCCCAGGCCGAACTCGATCATTCCGCCGCCACGCAGTTGGCCAACAAGGGCTTTACGGCCCAGACCCGTGCGGCTGCCACCCAGGCCCAGCTCGACGCGGCCACGGCCCGCGTGAAGGAAGCAGAGCTTGAACTGGCCCGGACCATCATCCGGTCTCCGATTGACGGCGTCATTGAGAGCCCGATGGCCGAGGTTGGCGCCCAGCTCAACAGCGGCGGCATCTGTGCCACCGTGGTCAATTCCGATCCGATGATCGCCATCGGTCAGGTGTCGGAACTCAATGTTGGTCAGATTTCCCGGGACATGCCGGCGGAAGTCGATCTGGTGACCGGTGAGACGCTCAAGGGCACGGTGCGCTACATCTCCCCGTCGGCTGACCCGGACACCCGGACCTTCCGCGTCGAGGTCGAGCTGCCCAATCCGGATGGCAAGGCCCGCGACGGTGTGACCGCCGTGACCCGTCTGCCGCTGCCGGTCGAAAAGGCCCACAAGATCACACCCGCCATCCTGACCCTGAATGATGAAGGCCAGGTCGGTGTGCGTGCCGTCGATGCCGACAGCAAAAGCGTTTTTTACCCCGTGAAGGTTCTCGGCGGCGAGAATGACGGCCTGTGGGTCGGAGGTCTGCCGGAAACCGTCTCCGTGATTGTCGTCGGACAGGAATATGTCGGCGACGGTGAAATTGTCGAACCTGTTTTTGAGACCGCAGAGGTCACCCAATGA
- a CDS encoding helix-turn-helix transcriptional regulator: MSVRSLCLAILSFGDATGYEIRKESTEGRFSYFDDASFGSIYPALARLEAEGMVTVREEPQAGKPARKVYSITEAGRTEFIHSLCEPQAPDTFKSPFLLIALNAAQLPPEVIRRALERRKAQVLDELRLLTETEEECSHPGSAWTREYGITCMNCTLAYLEEHGEALIKIAEDAARPAAAAE; the protein is encoded by the coding sequence ATGAGTGTGAGAAGCCTCTGCCTTGCCATCCTGTCTTTCGGGGATGCCACCGGATATGAAATCCGGAAGGAATCCACCGAGGGCCGTTTCAGCTATTTCGACGACGCCAGCTTCGGCTCGATCTATCCGGCGCTTGCGCGCCTGGAGGCTGAAGGCATGGTGACCGTGCGCGAGGAGCCTCAGGCCGGCAAACCGGCCCGCAAGGTCTATTCGATCACCGAGGCCGGCCGTACGGAGTTCATCCACTCCCTGTGCGAACCGCAGGCCCCTGACACGTTCAAATCCCCGTTTCTTCTGATCGCACTCAATGCGGCGCAGCTGCCCCCGGAGGTCATTCGCCGGGCTCTGGAGCGGCGCAAGGCTCAGGTTCTGGACGAGCTGCGTCTGCTGACCGAGACCGAAGAAGAATGCAGCCACCCGGGATCGGCCTGGACCCGGGAATACGGCATCACCTGCATGAACTGCACCCTCGCCTATCTGGAAGAGCATGGCGAAGCCCTGATCAAGATTGCCGAAGATGCGGCCCGCCCTGCGGCGGCCGCTGAGTAA